In the Sinorhizobium arboris LMG 14919 genome, one interval contains:
- a CDS encoding M10 family metallopeptidase C-terminal domain-containing protein: MTENLPPSNITLSNNSIAENSPVGTTIGTLSATDPEGQPLTYRLVDSGGGLVQLDGNRVQLAKPVSYEELQGKTFQIEVSDGVNKVLKKFFVSIEDVDEPPHLVWMGGAEVPEDMKVGTVFDYVSGVDPEDSVLTFKLIDDAGGTFKLVGANAIQLAKPVDFEKSPTKTVTFEVSDGKFTVVKSFTINIADVNEAPSALTLSNSRVAETAAVDTLIGTFSAVDPEGDPVDYWLKDSAGGTFWIVDNKLYLNDTLNYETQQSYSITVVVSNASGSFTKNFVISVTDVLETIVGNSSSQTLNGGIGADKILAGGGNDTLFGNDGDDLLYGESGNDTILGGAGKDRLDGGTGNDTASYASATVGVKASLSSKSTNTNDAAGDTYFGIENLTGTRFADVLGGNAYVNILTGGEGSDILIGGAGGDKLYGGTGNDAASYATAATGVIANLGRPSSNTGDAKGDTYSAVESLIGSNFADQLYGNGGANRLSGGTGDDIIGAGSGNDWIYGGSGADRLVGGMGADRFVFKALSESAGAKVDSILDFVPNEQDRIDLSAIDANTKTSGNQAFSFIGTAAFKGTAGELRYEKLSSDTFIYADVNGDRIADLKIHLDDAVTLAGNYFLL; this comes from the coding sequence ATGACTGAGAACCTGCCCCCAAGCAATATCACCCTGTCCAACAACTCGATAGCGGAGAACTCTCCCGTCGGCACGACGATCGGCACACTATCGGCCACTGACCCAGAAGGTCAGCCCCTGACATATCGACTGGTGGACAGTGGTGGAGGCTTGGTTCAGCTCGATGGCAATAGAGTCCAGTTGGCTAAGCCGGTCAGTTACGAGGAGCTGCAGGGGAAGACGTTCCAGATCGAGGTCTCCGACGGGGTGAACAAGGTTCTCAAAAAGTTCTTCGTATCAATCGAAGATGTTGACGAACCGCCGCACCTAGTTTGGATGGGTGGAGCAGAGGTCCCAGAAGATATGAAAGTCGGCACGGTGTTCGACTACGTATCTGGGGTGGATCCAGAAGATTCAGTACTAACGTTCAAATTGATAGACGATGCGGGGGGCACGTTCAAACTGGTAGGCGCCAATGCCATTCAGCTTGCGAAGCCAGTCGACTTCGAGAAATCTCCGACAAAAACAGTAACCTTTGAAGTTTCTGATGGAAAGTTCACGGTCGTTAAATCGTTCACAATCAATATCGCTGATGTCAACGAAGCGCCGAGTGCGCTGACATTGTCTAATTCAAGGGTAGCCGAAACGGCCGCTGTCGACACCTTGATCGGAACCTTTTCCGCGGTTGATCCAGAAGGCGACCCGGTGGACTACTGGCTTAAGGACTCAGCCGGTGGAACGTTTTGGATCGTGGACAACAAACTATATCTCAACGACACATTGAACTATGAGACGCAACAATCCTACTCCATCACAGTGGTAGTTTCGAACGCGAGTGGCTCGTTTACGAAGAATTTCGTGATAAGTGTCACCGACGTGCTTGAGACGATCGTGGGGAACTCCTCATCCCAGACTTTGAATGGCGGCATCGGCGCCGACAAAATCCTTGCTGGCGGCGGCAACGATACTCTCTTTGGGAACGACGGCGACGACCTTCTTTACGGCGAATCCGGAAATGACACTATTTTAGGAGGTGCTGGTAAGGACCGGCTAGATGGCGGCACTGGCAATGATACAGCTTCATATGCGAGCGCCACCGTAGGGGTCAAAGCAAGCTTGTCTTCCAAATCGACCAATACCAACGATGCAGCCGGTGATACGTACTTCGGGATCGAGAACCTGACGGGAACGCGCTTTGCCGATGTTCTCGGAGGCAACGCCTATGTCAACATACTCACGGGCGGCGAAGGTAGTGATATCCTGATCGGCGGTGCGGGCGGTGACAAGCTTTACGGAGGAACCGGAAATGACGCGGCCTCATACGCGACCGCCGCGACGGGCGTCATTGCCAATCTGGGCAGACCGAGCAGCAACACAGGAGACGCAAAAGGCGACACCTATTCTGCGGTTGAGAGCTTGATCGGTTCAAATTTCGCTGACCAGCTGTATGGCAACGGGGGCGCAAATCGCCTTTCCGGAGGAACCGGCGATGATATCATCGGCGCAGGCTCGGGGAACGATTGGATCTATGGAGGCTCGGGTGCAGACCGGCTGGTCGGTGGAATGGGCGCCGACAGGTTCGTCTTCAAGGCACTCTCTGAATCAGCAGGGGCGAAGGTCGATTCAATCCTCGACTTCGTGCCGAACGAGCAGGACAGGATTGACCTCTCGGCTATCGATGCAAATACCAAGACATCGGGTAATCAAGCATTCTCTTTCATTGGCACTGCGGCTTTCAAGGGGACCGCTGGCGAACTGAGGTACGAGAAGCTGTCTTCAGACACTTTCATATACGCGGATGTGAACGGTGATCGGATCGCAGACCTCAAGATTCATCTGGACGACGCCGTGACCTTGGCGGGCAACTACTTTCTGCTTTAA
- a CDS encoding ETC complex I subunit, with protein MSAKIYRPAKTAMQSGKAKTHLWVLEFDQERPRTIDPIMGYTSSADTRQQVRLTFESAEQAISYAERNGIEYRVIAPKDAARKNVSYSDNFRFNRMQPWTH; from the coding sequence ATGTCCGCGAAGATCTATCGTCCCGCAAAGACAGCAATGCAGTCCGGCAAGGCCAAGACGCATCTGTGGGTGCTGGAGTTCGATCAGGAAAGACCGCGCACGATCGACCCGATCATGGGCTACACGAGTTCCGCCGACACACGGCAACAGGTTCGCCTGACCTTCGAGAGTGCTGAGCAGGCGATCTCCTATGCCGAGAGAAACGGCATCGAATATCGCGTGATCGCCCCCAAGGATGCGGCGCGCAAGAACGTTTCCTATTCGGATAATTTCCGTTTCAACCGGATGCAGCCCTGGACCCATTGA
- a CDS encoding DUF192 domain-containing protein: MPGAVGIAARSALAALFLLSLLAASAMAEVSFAKERVRLITASGGTHDLTVELAIDPEQREQGLMHRRQMAPNHGMLFDFGETRRVMMWMKNTYLPLDMLFIARDGTIRTIHENAVPLSEAIIDSGEPVAYVLELNAGTVKRLGLSPGDRLEGAGLPATERAN, from the coding sequence ATGCCCGGGGCCGTCGGCATTGCTGCAAGAAGCGCCCTGGCGGCGCTTTTTTTGTTGTCGCTGCTCGCCGCTTCGGCGATGGCAGAGGTTTCCTTTGCAAAGGAGCGGGTTCGGCTGATCACCGCGAGCGGCGGCACGCACGATCTTACGGTAGAGCTCGCGATCGACCCGGAGCAGCGCGAGCAGGGGCTGATGCATCGCCGCCAGATGGCACCAAATCACGGCATGCTGTTCGATTTCGGCGAGACGCGGCGGGTGATGATGTGGATGAAGAACACCTATCTGCCGCTCGACATGCTCTTCATCGCGCGTGACGGTACGATCCGAACCATCCACGAGAACGCGGTCCCGCTTTCCGAAGCGATTATCGATTCCGGGGAACCGGTGGCCTACGTGCTCGAGCTTAACGCCGGAACCGTGAAGCGGCTCGGCCTCAGCCCTGGCGACAGGCTTGAAGGTGCAGGACTTCCGGCAACGGAGAGGGCGAACTGA
- a CDS encoding cold-shock protein: protein MADRTSSKDVIHNGEFGNDALDLIEITGVIKWFDVAKGFGFIVPDNGMQDVLLHVTCLRRDGYQTVLEGARVVALIQKRDRGYQAFRILSMDQSTAVHPSQLPPVRTHVQVTPTSGLERVLVKWFNRTKGFGFLTRGEGTEDIFVHMETLRRFGLTELRPGQVVLCRFGDGEKGLMAAEIHPDGPTPTTRSH, encoded by the coding sequence ATGGCTGACAGGACATCTTCGAAAGACGTCATCCATAATGGCGAATTTGGCAACGACGCCCTTGACCTCATCGAAATTACCGGGGTTATCAAGTGGTTCGACGTCGCCAAAGGCTTCGGCTTCATCGTTCCGGACAACGGCATGCAGGACGTTTTGCTGCATGTCACCTGTCTCAGACGCGACGGCTATCAAACGGTGCTTGAAGGCGCGCGCGTCGTCGCTCTCATTCAGAAGCGGGACCGCGGCTATCAGGCCTTCCGCATCCTCTCCATGGATCAGTCCACCGCCGTTCATCCGTCGCAGCTTCCACCGGTCAGGACGCATGTCCAGGTAACGCCGACGAGCGGGCTCGAGCGGGTGCTGGTGAAGTGGTTCAACCGCACCAAGGGCTTCGGCTTTCTGACCCGCGGCGAGGGTACGGAAGACATTTTCGTGCACATGGAAACGTTACGCCGTTTCGGCCTGACGGAGCTGAGGCCCGGCCAAGTTGTGCTCTGCCGCTTCGGGGACGGGGAGAAGGGCCTTATGGCGGCGGAAATCCATCCCGACGGGCCGACGCCAACCACGCGGTCGCATTGA
- a CDS encoding VOC family protein, with amino-acid sequence MRYLHTMVRVKDLDQALHFYCKLFGLEEIRRYENEKGRFTLVFLAAPGDVDRARGEAAPCLELTYNWDPEEYTGGRNFGHLAYEVDDIYAFCKHLMDSGVTINRPPRDGHMAFVRSPDGISIEILQKGEHLPAQEPWASMANTGVW; translated from the coding sequence ATGCGGTATCTGCATACGATGGTTCGCGTCAAAGACCTCGACCAGGCCCTTCACTTCTATTGCAAGCTTTTCGGGCTCGAAGAGATTCGGCGGTACGAGAACGAAAAAGGCCGCTTCACGCTCGTCTTTCTCGCCGCCCCCGGCGATGTCGACCGCGCCAGGGGTGAAGCCGCGCCATGCCTCGAACTCACCTATAATTGGGATCCCGAGGAATATACCGGCGGGCGGAACTTTGGCCACCTCGCCTATGAAGTCGACGATATCTACGCGTTCTGCAAGCATCTGATGGACAGCGGCGTAACCATCAACCGTCCGCCGCGCGACGGCCACATGGCCTTCGTCCGATCGCCCGATGGCATCTCGATCGAGATACTGCAGAAAGGCGAGCACCTGCCCGCACAGGAACCCTGGGCCTCCATGGCCAATACCGGGGTCTGGTAA
- a CDS encoding YcbK family protein yields the protein MQHLETGYRPLTIGRAAALSLSLLALSGCVSAVADGEAIDPLKSQQMAEAPPAGEETMQDGQEAAPGAGTTAQAPEGPPGEAGQEGAALQPGLTMQGTALRATSASIYGQSPAAPSGPAQPGSSKQATAPAGESPTMNAKTNSVFSNQPSATQPAIQPQQGAAGEVRPANEAIAAASTATADESDVPAAVPLPVSAQAALSGAAVPALQPVEAASAAASLAARSTDIGEGENGTEETKKTRKTWTLASLFAPKRKEKPRSDAAHTAQAREKKTITPSNAGQPQIASLAYTSLPGVNMNPLFSMEHEAHESDEDDAPVEVANLSGLARLTPNGLILQTEKVETGCFKPELLDILKTVERHYGRKVMVTSGLRAINVNRKRQSLHTRCEAADIQVAGVSKWDLANFLRSVTGRGGVGTYCHTNSVHIDIGPERDWNWRCRRRKG from the coding sequence TTGCAACATCTGGAAACAGGATACCGGCCCCTGACGATCGGACGCGCCGCAGCGCTGTCCCTGTCGCTGCTGGCGTTGTCCGGCTGCGTGTCTGCAGTTGCGGACGGCGAGGCTATCGACCCTCTCAAATCGCAGCAGATGGCAGAGGCGCCGCCGGCCGGTGAGGAGACGATGCAGGATGGGCAGGAGGCAGCGCCCGGTGCCGGCACGACGGCGCAGGCGCCGGAGGGCCCGCCGGGCGAAGCCGGTCAGGAGGGAGCTGCCCTGCAGCCCGGCCTGACCATGCAGGGGACCGCGCTGCGCGCGACGTCGGCGAGCATCTACGGGCAATCGCCAGCGGCTCCATCCGGGCCAGCGCAGCCGGGCTCAAGCAAGCAGGCGACGGCGCCGGCCGGCGAATCACCAACGATGAACGCCAAGACCAATAGCGTCTTCAGCAATCAGCCATCCGCGACTCAGCCGGCAATTCAACCACAACAGGGCGCGGCAGGCGAAGTTCGTCCAGCGAACGAGGCGATCGCCGCTGCATCCACCGCAACCGCAGACGAAAGCGATGTGCCCGCGGCCGTACCGTTGCCTGTGAGCGCACAGGCCGCATTGTCCGGTGCGGCGGTGCCGGCCCTGCAACCGGTCGAAGCCGCCTCCGCGGCGGCTTCGCTCGCGGCTCGATCGACGGACATCGGCGAAGGCGAGAACGGGACAGAAGAGACAAAGAAGACCAGGAAGACCTGGACTCTCGCCAGCCTCTTCGCACCCAAGCGCAAGGAAAAGCCGCGCTCCGACGCAGCGCACACTGCACAAGCACGCGAGAAGAAAACGATCACCCCCAGCAATGCGGGACAGCCGCAGATCGCGTCCCTCGCCTATACCTCACTTCCCGGCGTCAACATGAACCCGCTCTTCAGCATGGAACACGAAGCGCATGAGTCGGACGAGGACGACGCACCTGTGGAGGTGGCGAACCTTTCCGGCCTGGCCCGACTGACGCCGAACGGCCTCATCCTGCAAACGGAGAAGGTGGAGACGGGCTGTTTCAAGCCGGAGCTTCTCGACATATTGAAAACGGTGGAAAGGCATTACGGCCGCAAGGTCATGGTCACCTCGGGGCTGCGCGCCATCAACGTCAACCGCAAGCGCCAGTCTCTCCACACGCGCTGCGAGGCAGCGGATATCCAGGTGGCGGGCGTCAGCAAGTGGGACCTCGCGAATTTCCTGCGCAGCGTTACCGGCCGCGGCGGCGTCGGCACCTACTGCCACACGAACTCCGTCCATATCGATATCGGCCCCGAGCGGGACTGGAACTGGCGCTGTCGCCGGCGCAAGGGCTGA
- a CDS encoding type II toxin-antitoxin system RelE family toxin, with protein sequence MKTVTYSRDATKTLLHMPANIAKRIRAKIEQYASDPASLANNVIALQGQSGVYRLRVGDWRVIFAEDGKVIAIIRITPRGGAYD encoded by the coding sequence ATGAAAACAGTCACCTACTCCCGCGACGCCACCAAGACATTGCTTCACATGCCGGCAAACATCGCCAAGCGCATACGCGCCAAAATCGAGCAATACGCATCGGACCCGGCAAGCCTCGCAAACAATGTCATTGCGCTGCAAGGTCAATCAGGCGTCTATCGTTTGCGGGTTGGTGACTGGCGCGTGATCTTTGCCGAGGATGGCAAGGTCATTGCGATTATCAGGATCACACCCCGCGGCGGCGCATACGATTAG
- a CDS encoding helix-turn-helix domain-containing protein: MALQFITTPAGERMVVLPEAEFNRIAEAAEDAADRAAVERFSARLARGEEELIPAEFVNRMLDGENKIKVWREYRKLSLRDLAATVDISPAYLSQIESGKRDGTFETMKKIAAALRITVDDLA, encoded by the coding sequence ATGGCACTACAGTTCATTACTACCCCGGCCGGCGAGCGCATGGTTGTCTTGCCCGAGGCGGAATTTAACAGGATCGCCGAGGCGGCCGAAGACGCCGCCGATAGAGCCGCCGTCGAGCGTTTCAGTGCGCGCTTGGCACGCGGCGAGGAAGAATTGATTCCGGCCGAATTCGTCAACCGGATGCTAGACGGCGAAAACAAAATCAAGGTCTGGCGCGAATACCGGAAGCTTTCCCTGCGCGACCTAGCCGCCACGGTAGACATAAGCCCGGCGTACCTCTCCCAAATCGAGAGCGGCAAGCGCGACGGGACATTTGAGACCATGAAGAAAATCGCGGCGGCGCTGCGCATCACCGTGGATGACCTTGCATGA
- the recJ gene encoding single-stranded-DNA-specific exonuclease RecJ has protein sequence MDVLADPIQRAFLGVDRSVSGQRWVSRLDQAGQNRALAISQVHGYSELIARVLAGRGVGLDDASAFLEPTLRALMPDPDTLTDGRKAAERLADAIGRREKVVMFGDYDVDGAASSALMARFLRHFDVTAEIYIPDRIFEGYGPNPQAIDQLIDRGAGLIVTVDCGSTSHEALAVAAERRIDVVVIDHHQVGSTLPPCHALVNPNREDDLSGQGHLCAAGVVYLVLVNTLRVLRSRGDPRAASFDLLSLLDLVALATICDVVPLKGLNRAYVVKGLIAARHMGNAGLAALLRKAAIGGPVTPYHLGFLLGPRINAGGRIGDAALGSRLLTLDDAAAAEIIASQLDELNRERQAMEAAMLAEAEAEVLAEYGTGEGASVIVTARENWHPGIVGLIAARIKEKFRRPAFAIAFDPNGRGTGSGRSINGFDMGRLVRAAVDNGLLIKGGGHAMAAGLTVERGKLGQLRQFFEERAETAVRDLVAVQTLKVDGALAAAGATLGLVDLLEQAGPYGSGHPQPLFAFPQHRLRDSRQVGANHVKVTLEGQDGSRIEGIAFRATETPLGNFLLGNRGATVHVAGSVSADLWQGTRKVQLRVTDAAKAN, from the coding sequence ATGGACGTTTTGGCGGATCCGATCCAGCGGGCATTTCTCGGCGTTGATCGCTCGGTCAGCGGTCAGCGCTGGGTGTCGCGTCTCGATCAGGCGGGCCAGAACCGTGCGCTGGCCATCAGTCAGGTCCACGGCTATTCCGAACTGATCGCTCGCGTGCTTGCCGGGCGCGGCGTCGGACTGGACGACGCGTCCGCATTCCTCGAGCCCACGTTGCGCGCCCTGATGCCGGACCCCGACACCCTGACCGACGGGCGCAAGGCGGCCGAGCGGCTCGCGGACGCCATTGGTCGCCGCGAGAAAGTGGTGATGTTCGGGGACTACGATGTCGATGGTGCGGCCTCATCCGCGCTCATGGCGCGTTTCCTGCGGCATTTCGATGTCACGGCCGAGATCTACATTCCCGACCGCATTTTCGAGGGCTACGGTCCGAATCCGCAGGCGATCGATCAATTGATCGATCGCGGTGCCGGACTGATCGTCACGGTCGACTGCGGCTCGACGAGCCATGAGGCGCTGGCGGTGGCGGCAGAGCGCAGGATCGATGTCGTGGTCATAGACCACCACCAGGTCGGCTCGACGTTGCCGCCGTGCCACGCCCTCGTGAATCCCAACCGCGAGGACGATCTGTCCGGCCAGGGTCACCTCTGCGCTGCGGGCGTCGTCTATCTGGTGCTCGTCAATACATTGCGCGTGCTTCGCTCACGGGGCGACCCGCGCGCCGCATCCTTCGATCTCCTGTCGCTGCTCGACCTGGTGGCGCTAGCGACCATCTGCGACGTGGTGCCGCTCAAGGGCCTTAACCGCGCCTATGTCGTCAAGGGACTGATCGCGGCGCGGCATATGGGCAATGCAGGCTTGGCGGCGCTCTTGCGCAAGGCCGCCATCGGCGGACCCGTGACGCCCTATCATCTCGGTTTCCTGCTTGGACCGCGGATCAATGCCGGAGGGCGTATCGGAGACGCGGCGCTCGGCAGCCGCCTGCTGACGCTCGACGATGCAGCCGCGGCGGAGATTATCGCCAGCCAGCTCGACGAACTCAATCGCGAGCGCCAGGCGATGGAGGCGGCGATGCTTGCGGAGGCGGAAGCCGAGGTGCTGGCGGAATACGGAACGGGCGAGGGCGCGTCGGTGATCGTCACTGCCCGGGAGAATTGGCATCCCGGAATCGTCGGCCTGATTGCGGCACGCATCAAGGAGAAATTCCGCCGGCCGGCCTTTGCGATCGCGTTCGACCCGAACGGCCGGGGGACAGGATCCGGCCGCTCGATCAACGGCTTCGACATGGGGCGGCTGGTCCGCGCGGCCGTCGACAACGGCCTGCTGATCAAGGGTGGGGGGCACGCTATGGCTGCCGGGCTGACGGTCGAGCGCGGCAAGCTGGGTCAGCTTCGGCAATTCTTCGAAGAGCGCGCCGAAACTGCCGTTCGCGACCTCGTGGCCGTCCAAACGCTCAAGGTCGACGGCGCGCTCGCCGCTGCCGGAGCGACGCTCGGCCTGGTCGATCTTCTCGAACAGGCGGGACCCTATGGCTCCGGCCATCCACAGCCGCTCTTTGCCTTCCCGCAGCATCGGTTGCGTGACAGCCGGCAGGTTGGGGCCAACCATGTGAAGGTGACGCTCGAGGGGCAGGACGGCAGCCGTATAGAAGGCATCGCCTTCCGCGCGACGGAGACGCCGCTCGGCAATTTCCTGCTCGGCAACCGCGGCGCTACCGTTCATGTCGCGGGTTCCGTGTCAGCAGATCTGTGGCAGGGAACACGCAAGGTCCAACTGCGCGTGACAGATGCGGCGAAAGCAAACTGA